Proteins encoded in a region of the Misgurnus anguillicaudatus chromosome 9, ASM2758022v2, whole genome shotgun sequence genome:
- the znf462 gene encoding zinc finger protein 462 isoform X2 — MEVLQCDGCDFRAESNDELKAHIQDVHTAFLQPAEVREEDESPRRSRSNSLNSLSPLEDDENHYSSMRKGLNTLNKDLGHFSGSKQTKPNQSSKPLCKPFFQCKFCVRYFRSSTLLSEHTRKVHGITGEVSLSDESSFNISKQSASTVTTQGSVGTIFSCQYCNYKSPHRARILKHQKVHHKDGLPGHSSSPVAAKVADVDSDVSSTEERCEESQRDVLEHHVLESMIKPQSKGSFNCEWCGFQTSQRQPLANHMMKKHRNMVKIMASLQQPKIQDGSAGSSKSDSASSRRSTPTSSLVLNDLAINEGSSTNPSSIKGSSGSASLKATKGKSNFQYAPLAAKIPNSTGSSILSERSTFTMSDMSSSGVALDASTLNDSRSSSDDEVCDLDDPSYTEPAEDSTKLLLSKEDNDLLETKGVPFRRHMNRFQCPFCSFLTMHRRSISRHIENIHLSGKATVYKCDECPFLCTNPLKLDTHKKCHAGSSEWDTMDLTGYSPDGHTERSEPVNGGNGSSKVNGKKSNTSEDQQGPHRCSLCNFSTTTLKGLRVHQQHKHSYCDGTQVTTRSTQDGSFNEQHDSELESHSSSSFVQKTQTSILGFSNKKHLIGKTARKSINDLPLDLSPVKKRTRIDEIANNLQSKISQSQQHEDVINLEEMDGDVEENGNHIDFETRENCYTFNTQQLHVRHSGGLQTERGVGKRKRNLQSKLSSRNIPVQVTISDDEDESKDAHDQSSQDGRDIYQDNIEYTEEPGNLFYCKHCEYQNKSARSVSTHYQRMHPYIKFSFRYILDPEDQSAVFRCLECFIEYNSFNDLHQHYMTLHPEASNVLNFNQPDLVYMCRFCSYTSPNVRSLMPHYQRMHPSVKINNAMIFSSYMVDQPQKGAAESQTLREILNSGPKSFSSASPGSRSSSSPALKNICKTPDANLEAEAFREGLGGNTVVYDCDICSFSNPNMHSVLVHYQKKHPDQKASYFRIQKTMHVISVDKAQLSSNSAYGSSNTPKSSNVILPTAQDEDLYYCKHCVYNNRSVVGVLVHYQKRHPEIKVTAKYIKQAPPTPGLMKLMDELQIAPPKQFLKQFNNNGTEVPNKSKSDKGESEMLFFCQHCDYGNRTVKGVLIHYQKKHRDVKANADLVRRHTAVVRSQRERAQMIQAGSSGSNVTVATEAEKSKPLRSLKCRHCPHTSPYVYALKKHLKKDHPTVKATAMTILHWAYQDGVLEAGYHCEWCIYSHAEPSGLLMHYQRRHPEHNVDYAYMASKLWAGPDTSTSRQAGNSETKHYQCRDCAFEACSIWDITNHYQAVHPWAIKGDESVLIDIIKGNRPSEKVLPQLAKGHSSMSSSFCSDQQEEGGAEIGHLTHDRHPNMSLSASSSISNNPYQCTVCLSEYNSLHGLLTHYGKKHPGMKVKAADFAQEADINPSSVYKCRHCPYVNSRIHGVLTHYQKRHPSIKVTAEDFADDVEQVGEVVSEGDERSKTQRQGYGAYRCKMCPYTHGTLEKLKIHYEKYHNQPASDMFNSNAAQSPAERDDSIAECSNSSVTRASEVCDYDVKLSELAKSDQHAVFKCQLCKYFCSTRKGIARHYRIKHNNVRAQPEGKNNVFKCALCSYTNPIRKGLAAHYQKRHDIDAYYTHCLAASKTLSEKPNKVMVPLTSEPETPAMSEELKLAVDRRKCSLCSFQAFSRKSIVSHYIKRHPGVFPKKQPSNKLSRYFTVIYADEPEKPPSAEIVNVVEVKDEVEAEGDVEWLPFKCLKCFKLSFNAAEMLVTHYNDGHGEELKRDFVTIPSPAEDGTELYQCTHCEIKFLALPELAVHLMNHNEDFQKRAMRQERRKQLQSKIKTAEPLDAKPENKVENTADKTPAGYRCNFCVEVHSTLRAICNHLRKHVQYGEAKEGHVKHEAVEMPVAPAVVGNSNGDVEDAVAVDADPSETVSPPSAVTMETEESVPVETVPAEEEKTRAVPGHPCSMCNRMFMSMQGLRSHERSHSAVALISRDDKYSCQYCQFSSPFRHNLDRHVQSHHGHQKPFRCKFCPFKSSYLSRLKSHLHKAHAGEHTYKCFSCPFSTTTISQLKDHSLQEHGETLTLPKLRAGAALRSTRPNTEETTEESNGETRVVSEPVRYLEPTDVQQQLSHFQLSSQSEVSSGPSVGAASSLAADGPVPPARPDCILTCEFCEFSSGYMQSLRRHYRDRHGGKKLFKCKDCSFFTCYKSTFTLHVDGGHPSSPEEIPKDLRCPFCLYHTKHKSSMIDHIVLHREERVVPLEVSRSKLSRHLEGVVFCCHKCTFTCSSEQNLQQHLEKHEEPKPYQCQLCYYDSKVLHELEIHLQHEHKVIRNFELVGRVNLDQLELLKEKMRETSGSEEEEREEAENMEEEEEEEEELMEETEEEKVTESQQEEPPSDRSNVTGVMESPGSSTVKRYPCEFCGRTFTLDTEWERHVLRHGMTVNGSKKDSGPLPSTGSSTLIGPASVIDRGLDLSSNTVDPVRAVQSDRSKIQNEEMLETKNDP, encoded by the exons ATGGAAGTGCTGCAGTGCGATGGCTGTGATTTCCGCGCAGAGTCCAACGATGAGCTCAAAGCGCACATACAGGACGTCCACACGGCATTCCTGCAGCCCGCTGAGGTGCGAGAGGAAGACGAATCTCCCCGAAGGTCCAGATCAAACTCCTTAAACTCCCTCAGCCCCTTAGAGGACGATGAAAACCATTACAGCTCAATGAGAAAGG GCCTCAATACCTTGAACAAAGACCTCGGGCACTTCTCTggttcaaaacaaacaaaacctaATCAGTCATCAAAACCTTTGTGCAAACCATTTTTTCAGTGCAAGTTCTGCGTGCGCTACTTCAGATCCAGCACTCTTCTCAGTGAACACACAAGGAAGGTCCACGGTATTACTGGAGAAGTTTCACTAAGCGACGAGAGCTCCTTCAACATTTCCAAGCAGTCCGCCAGCACAGTTACAACTCAAGGCAGTGTAGGAACGATCTTCTCTTGCCAGTATTGCAATTATAAATCCCCACACAGAGCACGAATTCTCAAACACCAGAAAGTGCATCACAAAGATGGTCTACCAGGCCACTCGAGTTCGCCTGTGGCGGCAAAGGTTGCCGATGTGGACTCCGATGTCTCCTCCACTGAAGAACGGTGCGAAGAGTCACAGAGAGATGTTCTAGAACATCACGTGCTGGAGTCTATGATTAAACCCCAGTCAAAGGGAAGCTTTAACTGTGAGTGGTGTGGCTTTCAGACATCACAACGGCAGCCATTAGCTAATCACATGATGAAGAAACACCGTAACATGGTGAAGATCATGGCATCATTGCAGCAGCCCAAGATACAGGATGGAAGCGCTGGATCCAGCAAGTCTGATTCTGCCTCGTCAAGGAGAAGCACTCCAACCTCCAGTCTGGTACTGAATGATCTAGCTATCAATGAAGGTTCCTCCACGAATCCCTCATCAATCAAAGGATCCTCTGGCAGCGCATCACTTAAGGCCACTAAAGGGAAATCAAATTTTCAATACGCACCGCTCGCAGCAAAAATACCCAACAGCACAGGATCTTCCATACTGTCCGAGAGATCCACTTTCACCATGTCAGATATGTCTAGCTCTGGTGTGGCTCTAGATGCCAGCACATTGAATGATTCTAGAAGCAGTTCAGATGATGAGGTCTGTGACTTGGATGACCCTAGTTATACAGAGCCAGCTGAGGATTCCACTAAGCTGCTTCTCTCAAAGGAGGATAATGATCTGCTGGAAACTAAAGGAGTTCCCTTCAGAAGACACATGAATAGGTTCCAGTGCCCTTTCTGCTCTTTCTTAACCATGCACCGGCGTAGTATTTCTCGTCACATAGAAAACATACACTTGTCTGGTAAAGCTACGGTGTATAAATGCGACGAGTGCCCCTTTCTCTGTACCAATCCACTAAAACtcgacacacacaaaaaatgtcaCGCTGGCTCCTCTGAATGGGATACCATGGACTTGACCGGTTACAGTCCGGACGGTCATACCGAACGCTCGGAGCCGGTAAATGGAGGGAACGGCAGCTCTAAAGTCAATGGAAAAAAATCCAATACATCCGAAGACCAGCAGGGTCCTCATCGGTGCTCACTGTGCAACTTCTCTACTACGACGCTAAAAGGCTTACGTGTCCACCAGCAACATAAACACTCGTACTGTGATGGTACACAAGTCACGACTCGTTCAACACAAGACGGCTCGTTCAACGAGCAGCACGATTCGGAATTGGAGTCGCACAGTTCCTCGAGCTTTGTTCAAAAAACTCAAACATCCATCTTGGGATTTTCAAACAAAAAGCACCTCATCGGCAAAACGGCCAGAAAATCCATCAATGATTTGCCCTTGGATCTTTCTCCTGTCAAGAAAAGGACGAGGATCGATGAAATTGCAAATAATCTCCAGAGCAAGATCAGTCAAAGCCAACAGCATGAGGATGTGATTAATCTCGAGGAGATGGATGGTGATGTTGAGGAGAATGGGAATCACATCGATTTTGAAACGAGAGAAAACTGCTACACGTTCAACACTCAGCAGCTTCACGTCAGACACAGTGGAGGGCTTCAGACTGAGCGTGGCGTTGGGAAAAGAAAACGCAATTTGCAGTCCAAGCTCAGCTCAAGAAACATTCCTGTTCAAGTCACTATTTCTGATGATGAGGATGAATCTAAAGATGCCCACGATCAAAGCAGTCAAGATGGCAGAGACATTTATCAAGACAATATCGAGTACACAGAGGAACCTGGGAACTTGTTCTATTGCAAACACTGTGAGTACCAAAACAAATCAGCTCGCAGCGTCAGCACACATTATCAGAGAATGCACCCTTATATCAAGTTCAGTTTCAGATATATTCTAGACCCGGAGGATCAGAGCGCAGTCTTCCGGTGTCTCGAGTGCTTCATTGAATATAACAGCTTTAATGATCTGCACCAGCACTATATGACACTTCATCCAGAAGCGAGCAATGTCTTAAACTTCAACCAGCCGGATCTGGTATATATGTGCCGTTTCTGTTCCTACACCAGTCCGAATGTGAGGAGCCTGATGCCGCATTATCAAAGAATGCACCCTTCGGTGAAGATCAATAATGCTATGATTTTCTCCAGCTATATGGTTGATCAGCCTCAAAAGGGAGCTGCTGAGTCCCAAACACTGAGAGAAATCTTAAATTCTGGACCAAAGAGTTTCAGCTCCGCCTCGCCTGGGTCCAGATCATCTTCAAGTCCCGCTCTCAAAAACATCTGCAAAACCCCTGACGCAAACCTAGAGGCTGAAGCCTTTAGAGAGGGTCTCGGTGGAAACACGGTGGTGTACGACTGTGATATTTGCTCTTTTTCAAACCCCAACATGCACTCGGTATTAGTCCATTATCAGAAGAAACACCCTGACCAGAAAGCTTCATACTTCCGCATACAGAAAACCATGCATGTCATATCTGTTGACAAAGCACAGCTGTCGAGCAACTCGGCCTACGGCTCGTCTAACACGCCAAAGTCTTCGAACGTTATCCTCCCTACAGCTCAGGATGAAGACTTGTACTACTGCAAACACTGTGTCTACAATAACCGGTCTGTAGTGGGTGTTCTAGTCCACTACCAAAAACGTCATCCAGAGATTAAGGTAACAGCAAAGTACATAAAGCAGGCACCACCAACCCCAGGACTTATGAAGCTTATGGATGAGTTACAGATCGCACCCCCTAAACAGTTTCTAAAGCAGTTTAATAACAACGGAACCGAAGTCCCAAATAAATCTAAATCTGACAAAGGGGAATCTGAAATGCTTTTCTTCTGCCAACACTGCGACTACGGAAACCGCACTGTCAAGGGAGTCTTGATACACTACCAGAAGAAGCACAGGGATGTAAAAGCAAATGCTGACCTTGTCCGTAGACATACAGCTGTGGTTCGGAGTCAAAGAGAAAGAGCACAGATGATCCAAGCTGGAAGCTCTGGATCGAATGTGACCGTAGCTACCGAAGCCGAAAAATCCAAGCCGTTGCGATCTTTGAAGTGCAGACACTGCCCCCACACGTCTCCTTACGTGTATGCCCTGAAGAAGCATCTGAAGAAGGATCATCCTACTGTGAAGGCCACAGCCATGACTATCTTACACTGGGCTTATCAGGATGGTGTATTGGAGGCTGGTTATCACTGTGAGTGGTGCATATATTCTCATGCCGAACCCAGCGGCCTGCTCATGCATTACCAAAGACGCCACCCGGAGCATAACGTCGACTACGCGTACATGGCCAGCAAGCTGTGGGCTGGCCCAGATACTTCCACCAGCAGACAGGCTGGCAACTCAGAAACGAAGCATTACCAATGCAGAGACTGTGCCTTTGAGGCTTGTTCCATATGGGACATTACTAACCATTACCAAGCGGTACATCCCTGGGCCATCAAAGGTGATGAGTCCGTACTCATTGACATTATCAAGGGGAACCGACCCTCAGAAAAAGTGCTCCCACAGCTGGCCAAAGGACACTCTTCCATGTCTAGTTCGTTCTGcagtgaccaacaggaagaggGCGGAGCTGAAATTGGCCACCTGACACACGATCGGCACCCTAATATGTCTCTGTCTGCAAGCTCGTCTATCTCCAACAACCCTTACCAGTGCACTGTGTGTTTGTCTGAGTACAACAGTCTTCACGGACTCCTGACCCACTATGGCAAAAAGCACCCGGGCATGAAGGTGAAAGCCGCCGATTTTGCTCAGGAAGCGGACATCAACCCAAGCTCCGTATACAAGTGCAGACACTGTCCGTACGTGAATTCTCGTATCCACGGTGTTCTCACACACTACCAGAAACGACATCCGTCCATCAAGGTCACAGCCGAAGACTTTGCAGATGATGTCGAGCAGGTCGGCGAAGTAGTTAGCGAAGGGGATGAGAGGTCAAAAACGCAGAGGCAGGGCTATGGTGCGTATCGCTGCAAGATGTGCCCTTATACACATGGCACTTTAGAGAAACTAAAGATACACTATGAGAAATATCATAACCAGCCTGCGTCAGACATGTTCAACTCGAATGCAGCACAATCGCCGGCCGAAAGAGACGATTCCATTGCAGAATGCAGTAACAGCAGCGTGACGCGAGCGTCCGAGGTCTGCGACTACGACGTCAAGCTCTCTGAACTTGCAAAGAGCGACCAGCACGCGGTGTTCAAATGTCAGCTTTGCAAATACTTCTGCTCTACGCGCAAGGGTATCGCTCGCCACTACCGGATCAAACACAACAATGTGAGAGCTCAGCCTGAGGGTAAGAACAATGTTTTCAAATGCGCCCTCTGCTCTTACACCAACCCCATCCGCAAAGGCCTTGCCGCTCACTACCAAAAACGCCACGACATCGATGCTTACTACACGCATTGTTTGGCAGCATCCAAAACATTGAGCGAGAAACCCAACAAGGTGATGGTGCCCTTGACATCAGAGCCGGAGACTCCGGCGATGAGCGAGGAACTGAAGCTGGCGGTGGACCGAAGGAAATGTTCGCTGTGTTCTTTTCAGGCGTTCAGCAGGAAGAGCATCGTCTCGCACTACATCAAACGCCACCCGGGAGTCTTTCCAAAAAAGCAGCCCTCCAACAAACTAAGCCGTTACTTTACTGTGATCTATGCTGACGAGCCAGAGAAACCTCCCTCCGCGGAGATTGTAAACGTAGTTGAGGTAAAAGACGAGGTGGAAGCCGAGGGTGACGTAGAGTGGCTTCCCTTTAAATGTCTGAAATGTTTCAAGCTCTCGTTTAATGCGGCAGAGATGCTGGTGACGCATTACAATGACGGTCACGGCGAAGAACTCAAGCGGGACTTTGTCACCATTCCCAGCCCTGCAGAAGATGGGACGGAGCTCTATCAGTGCACCCACTGTGAAATCAAATTCTTGGCCCTTCCAGAACTCGCTGTCCATCTGATGAACCACAATGAGGATTTCCAGAAAAGAGCCATGAGACAGGAACGGAGAAAACAGCTTCAAAGCAAGATAAAGACGGCGGAGCCACTGGACGCCAAACCTGAGAATAAG GTGGAAAACACAGCCGATAAAACTCCGGCTGGTTACAGGTGTAACTTTTGTGTCGAGGTCCACTCCACCCTCCGTGCCATCTGTAACCATCTGAGGAAACACGTGCAGTACGGTGAGGCCAAAGAAGGTCACGTGAAG CATGAAGCTGTAGAGATGCCTGTCGCTCCTGCAGTGGTCGGGAACTCCAACGGTGACGTAGAGGATGCGGTTGCCGTGGACGCTGACCCTTCGGAGACCGTTTCGCCACCGTCCGCTGTCACCATGGAAACAGAGGAGTCTGTGCCCGTAGAAACGGTGCCGGCGGAGGAGGAGAAGACGCGAGCGGTTCCCGGGCATCCGTGCAGCATGTGTAACCGCATGTTCATGTCCATGCAGGGCCTGCGCTCTCACGAGAGAAGCCACTCGGCTGTAGCGCTCATCAGTAGAGATGACAAATACAGCTGCCAGTACTGTCAGTTCTCTTCTCCATTCAGACACAA TTTAGATCGTCACGTTCAGTCTCATCATGGACATCAGAAGCCGTTCCGCTGTAAGTTctgtccctttaaatcttcATACTTGAGTCGTCTGAAGAGTCATCTGCACAAAGCACACGCAG GTGAGCACACGTATAAATGTTTCTCCTGTCCGTTCTCCACCACGACCATCAGTCAGCTGAAGGATCATTCACTGCAGGAACACGGAGAAACTCTCACACTGCCTAAACTCCGAGCCGGAGCCGCACTGCGATCCACACGACCCAACACTGAAGAAACAACTGAAGAGTCCAATGGTGAGACGAGAG TGGTTTCCGAGCCGGTCAGGTATCTGGAACCGACAGATGTTCAGCAGCAGTTAAGTCACTTCCAGCTGTCGTCTCAGAGCGAGGTTTCCTCCGGCCCATCCGTCGGCGCGGCGTCTTCTCTGGCGGCGGATGGTCCGGTTCCTCCCGCTCGACCTGACTGCATCCTCACCTGTGAGTTCTGTGAGTTCAGCTCCGGTTACATGCAGAGTCTGCGCAGACATTATCGTGATCGCCACGGTGGAAAAAAGCTCTTCAAATGCAAGGACTGCTCGTTCTTCACCTGCTACAA ATCGACCTTTACGCTGCATGTGGATGGCGGTCATCCCAGCAGTCCTGAAGAGATTCCCAAAGATCTGCGCTGTCCGTTCTGTCTCTACCACACCAAACACAAGAGTAGCATGATCGACCACATCGTCCTGCACAGAG AGGAGCGTGTCGTACCTCTGGAGGTGTCAAGGTCGAAGCTCTCTCGTCACCTGGAGGGCGTGGTCTTTTGCTGTCATAAATGCACGTTCACGTGTTCCAGCGAGCAGAACCTTCAGCAGCACCTGGAGAAACACGAGGAACCGAAGCCCTATCAGTGTCAGCTGTGTTactacgacagcaaagtcctgcATGAGCTGGAGATTCACCTGCAGCACGAGCACAAG